In Wolinella succinogenes DSM 1740, a single genomic region encodes these proteins:
- the fabD gene encoding ACP S-malonyltransferase, translated as MKKCALIFPGQGSQALGMGRLFYEESLGKEMMERASEALGFDMAKLVLEEAERLDQTAYTQPAILLVSAMAEQWVKSKLSLDVSWAMGHSLGEFSALFSSGALSLEDALLLVHARGKLMQRTCEGIDAGMMVVLGLEDALLEGFCEEKRSKGFKVWTANYNGEGQIVLAGKRSDLAELEAPLKALGAKRALLLSMSVASHCPLLEGMREEFLTHLESKLQDSFAYPIISNVSAMPYSNKAEAIPLLASQLISPVLYKQAIKRHEEGVDFYVECGHGSVLKGLNRRLSQKPTFSIENPAGIKELELALSKEEA; from the coding sequence GTGAAAAAATGCGCACTGATTTTTCCCGGACAGGGGAGCCAAGCCCTTGGCATGGGACGGCTATTTTACGAAGAAAGCCTAGGCAAAGAGATGATGGAAAGAGCCAGCGAAGCCTTGGGCTTTGACATGGCTAAGCTCGTGCTTGAAGAGGCTGAGAGGCTTGACCAGACGGCCTACACACAGCCCGCGATTCTTTTAGTGAGCGCGATGGCGGAGCAGTGGGTGAAGTCCAAGCTCTCCCTGGATGTCTCTTGGGCGATGGGGCACTCTTTGGGCGAGTTTTCGGCTCTATTCTCCTCGGGAGCATTGAGCCTAGAAGATGCACTCCTTTTGGTGCACGCACGAGGAAAGTTGATGCAGCGCACCTGCGAGGGAATCGACGCAGGCATGATGGTGGTTTTGGGCTTGGAGGATGCACTCTTAGAGGGATTCTGCGAAGAGAAACGATCTAAGGGGTTTAAGGTTTGGACGGCCAACTATAATGGCGAAGGACAAATTGTCCTAGCAGGTAAGCGCTCTGATTTGGCTGAATTGGAAGCGCCATTGAAGGCTTTGGGGGCAAAACGAGCGCTTCTGCTCTCCATGTCGGTGGCTAGCCATTGTCCCCTGTTAGAGGGGATGAGGGAAGAGTTTTTGACCCACTTAGAATCAAAACTTCAAGATTCTTTTGCCTACCCTATCATCTCTAATGTGAGTGCGATGCCCTATTCTAACAAGGCTGAAGCGATTCCACTCCTTGCCTCCCAGCTCATCTCTCCTGTGCTCTACAAACAGGCAATCAAGAGGCACGAGGAAGGGGTCGATTTCTATGTGGAGTGTGGACATGGAAGCGTACTCAAAGGGCTCAATCGCCGTCTGAGTCAAAAGCCTACTTTTAGTATCGAAAATCCTGCGGGAATCAAAGAGCTAGAGCTAGCTCTTAGCAAGGAAGAAGCATGA
- a CDS encoding type IV pilus twitching motility protein PilT, protein MAAKDQHAVNVSELTFETIDKVRRELKRLIELGGSDLHIKSNSTMRARINGEIVSFGDEIFSKSDGITFAKELLRTRFSEFVEKKEMDLVYIYDESLRFRVNIFFQMDGVSAVFRAIPSAQKTLKEMGLPEGLRKIIGMDRGLVLVTGVTGSGKSTTLASLIHEINSSKNKHIITIEDPIEFMHKDIQCIINQRSVGQDTNSFRDALRGALREDPDIILVGEMRDTETIEMALHAAETGHLVLSTLHTMDAKETINRIISVFPPHEQHRIRLILSSVISSIVAQRLVRSKNGGRVAAVEMLFKTPRVEALIKEGRDSEIPAALAEGRSIYGTQTFDQALFDFVTQGVVEEEVALSHASVPSDLKLKLSNDFFKKEGKEEEMIIGLKK, encoded by the coding sequence ATGGCCGCCAAGGATCAACACGCCGTCAATGTAAGCGAACTCACTTTTGAGACCATAGACAAGGTGAGGCGTGAGCTTAAACGCCTCATTGAGCTTGGAGGAAGCGATCTTCATATCAAATCAAACTCCACCATGAGGGCTAGAATCAATGGAGAAATCGTCTCTTTTGGAGATGAAATCTTTAGCAAAAGCGATGGCATCACCTTTGCTAAAGAGCTTTTGCGGACTCGCTTTAGTGAGTTTGTCGAAAAAAAAGAGATGGATTTAGTCTATATCTATGATGAATCCCTGCGCTTTAGGGTCAATATCTTTTTTCAGATGGATGGAGTTTCGGCCGTCTTTCGGGCGATTCCTAGTGCTCAAAAGACACTCAAAGAGATGGGCTTGCCCGAAGGACTGCGCAAAATCATCGGAATGGATCGAGGCCTAGTCCTAGTCACGGGCGTCACAGGAAGTGGAAAATCAACCACGCTTGCCAGTCTTATTCATGAGATCAACTCCTCCAAAAACAAACACATCATCACCATTGAGGACCCCATTGAATTCATGCACAAAGATATTCAATGCATCATCAATCAACGAAGCGTGGGGCAGGACACCAATAGCTTCAGAGATGCCCTCAGGGGGGCTTTGCGAGAGGACCCTGATATCATTCTTGTGGGGGAGATGCGAGACACAGAGACTATTGAGATGGCGCTTCATGCGGCTGAGACGGGACATCTCGTCCTCTCCACGCTCCACACGATGGACGCCAAAGAGACAATCAATCGCATCATCTCCGTCTTTCCTCCCCACGAACAACATCGAATCCGCTTGATTCTCTCCAGCGTCATTAGCTCGATTGTTGCTCAAAGATTGGTACGCTCCAAAAATGGCGGAAGGGTCGCCGCTGTGGAGATGCTTTTTAAAACTCCTCGCGTGGAAGCGCTCATTAAAGAGGGGAGAGATTCGGAGATTCCAGCGGCTTTAGCCGAAGGAAGAAGTATCTATGGAACACAAACCTTTGATCAGGCACTCTTTGACTTTGTGACTCAAGGGGTCGTTGAGGAGGAGGTAGCATTGAGCCATGCATCCGTACCTTCAGATCTCAAACTCAAGCTCTCCAACGATTTCTTCAAAAAAGAGGGAAAAGAGGAGGAGATGATTATTGGTCTAAAAAAATGA
- a CDS encoding type II secretion system protein → MRGGFGLIYAIIVMVLIGTLLAFSLRFSSESSRVSLDEHAQIQLKLYEKSVAEMAILELQKAGTPPDPWPSWTLPGGYNFQVSTLAINAEKKIYLLDIKGEVTLPLGDGHPLTLTSRRIVKP, encoded by the coding sequence ATGAGAGGGGGATTTGGTCTTATCTATGCGATCATTGTGATGGTGCTCATTGGCACACTCCTAGCCTTCTCGCTTCGATTCTCCAGCGAGAGCTCCCGCGTCTCTCTGGATGAACACGCCCAAATTCAACTCAAGCTCTATGAAAAGAGTGTCGCGGAGATGGCCATCCTCGAGCTTCAAAAAGCGGGTACACCCCCCGATCCGTGGCCATCATGGACGCTCCCTGGTGGCTATAATTTTCAAGTCTCCACTCTCGCAATCAACGCCGAAAAGAAAATCTACCTGCTGGATATCAAAGGCGAGGTGACTCTCCCCTTGGGGGATGGCCACCCCCTCACCCTCACCTCTAGGCGCATTGTTAAACCCTAA
- a CDS encoding type II secretion system protein: MKRSGFTMIELVFIIVILGILAAIAVPKMAASRDDAVAVAIKSDIGTMTQAIPAMYMSQGSLTSIGQAVNLDTSRWSGATGLTVTSVLASATSGGTACATVEYTTAIAADATADSTITAGDTIVRVTVIPTGSCSVLRGMFGGTASGNFVQRINLASSGIKFN, from the coding sequence ATGAAAAGAAGCGGTTTCACGATGATCGAGTTGGTCTTTATTATCGTTATCCTGGGAATCCTCGCGGCAATTGCCGTACCCAAAATGGCAGCGAGCCGAGATGATGCCGTCGCGGTTGCGATCAAATCTGATATCGGCACCATGACTCAAGCCATCCCTGCGATGTATATGAGCCAAGGAAGCCTCACAAGCATTGGTCAAGCGGTCAATCTTGACACCAGCCGATGGAGCGGAGCTACAGGACTGACTGTCACTAGCGTACTGGCAAGCGCCACTTCTGGAGGAACCGCATGCGCCACTGTAGAATACACCACAGCCATAGCCGCTGATGCGACCGCCGATTCGACGATCACAGCAGGAGACACTATCGTTCGAGTGACCGTCATCCCTACGGGCAGCTGCAGTGTTCTTCGAGGTATGTTTGGCGGAACCGCCTCTGGGAACTTTGTCCAGAGAATCAACCTAGCTAGTAGCGGAATCAAGTTTAACTAA
- a CDS encoding helix-turn-helix domain-containing protein, translating into MNVAAVAVLMDAGATKFLAHSPSSRELLKSATLLGSLQVNVLIEGEEGVGKTTLAKEILQDFEILDLSRVQKKEHQNLHSKPILLKEFESLQHDETFLSWLKRYDGRIVATSKTPIHSALMDDIFGVVLFVAPLREREEDVEVLKGLFIQQAKDFFGLDENLKVDIKKSRIDLNKNAKSLKKSIFLHLFQQQLSPQEFLNVVENFLLGQLSGEDDYKKLLYLFDAPIIKAAMHKQKSQLKAAKMLGINRNTLRKKIHEVKRYL; encoded by the coding sequence ATGAATGTTGCGGCGGTAGCGGTTCTCATGGATGCGGGTGCCACTAAATTCCTAGCCCATTCTCCCTCCTCAAGAGAGTTGCTTAAATCCGCCACTCTCTTGGGTTCTCTTCAGGTGAATGTCCTCATTGAAGGAGAAGAGGGGGTGGGTAAAACCACGCTAGCCAAGGAGATTTTGCAAGACTTCGAGATTCTTGACCTCTCTAGGGTGCAAAAAAAGGAACACCAAAATCTCCATAGCAAGCCTATTCTTCTGAAAGAATTTGAATCTCTGCAGCATGATGAGACCTTTTTGTCATGGCTCAAGCGCTATGATGGTCGAATTGTGGCCACTTCCAAAACCCCTATTCATTCGGCTTTGATGGATGATATTTTTGGCGTGGTGCTTTTTGTTGCCCCTTTGCGGGAGCGAGAAGAAGATGTGGAGGTGCTCAAAGGACTTTTCATCCAGCAGGCGAAAGATTTTTTTGGACTGGATGAGAATCTCAAGGTTGACATCAAAAAAAGCCGAATTGATTTAAACAAAAATGCTAAATCTCTCAAAAAATCGATTTTTCTCCATCTTTTTCAACAACAGCTCTCCCCGCAAGAGTTTTTAAATGTTGTGGAGAATTTCCTTCTAGGGCAGCTTAGTGGCGAAGATGATTATAAAAAACTACTCTATCTTTTTGATGCCCCCATTATTAAAGCCGCGATGCACAAACAAAAAAGCCAGCTTAAAGCGGCCAAAATGTTGGGAATCAATCGAAACACCTTAAGAAAAAAAATCCATGAAGTGAAGAGGTATCTGTGA
- a CDS encoding type IV pilus twitching motility protein PilT: protein MDHLDVKILLKTTLAHKASDLHLVVGSEPQIRIDGHLVKLDLPPVTQKSAEDICYSILTEEQKRVFEEEKELDFAVTIPEFGRFRVNYYVSLGNISAAFRVIPTKIPSLDDLSSPPIYRELIKREKGLILVTGPTGSGKTTTVASMLHEINHTIAKHILCIEDPVEFVHQNAQSLFSYRTVGEDTKSFANALKASLREDPDVIYVGEMRDPETISAAINAAETGHLVFGTLHTNSAPQTINRIVSVFDGEKQAQIRSQLSVTLEGVISQVLIPKIGGGRVCVPEILIGSPAVGNLIRENKIHQIHSQMMIGQGNTGMQTQTQVIERLYKERLITKEDAFRYCFRPEELKIKIL from the coding sequence ATGGATCATCTAGATGTCAAAATCCTTCTCAAAACCACCCTCGCCCACAAAGCCTCCGATCTGCACCTCGTGGTGGGGAGCGAGCCTCAGATCCGAATCGATGGGCATCTAGTGAAACTCGACCTTCCCCCCGTGACGCAAAAAAGCGCTGAAGATATCTGCTATAGCATCCTCACGGAGGAGCAAAAACGCGTTTTTGAAGAGGAGAAAGAGCTCGACTTTGCGGTGACTATCCCCGAATTTGGACGATTTCGTGTCAACTATTATGTCTCACTGGGTAACATTAGCGCTGCTTTCAGGGTGATCCCCACCAAGATTCCAAGCCTTGATGACCTCTCCTCTCCCCCCATCTACAGAGAGCTTATCAAGCGTGAAAAGGGGCTTATTCTAGTCACTGGCCCCACGGGAAGCGGCAAAACCACCACGGTGGCTTCAATGCTTCACGAGATCAATCACACCATCGCCAAGCACATCCTCTGCATCGAAGATCCCGTGGAGTTTGTCCACCAAAACGCTCAATCGCTCTTCTCCTATCGTACCGTAGGCGAGGACACCAAGAGTTTTGCCAACGCGCTCAAAGCCTCTTTGCGCGAAGATCCCGATGTGATCTATGTGGGCGAGATGCGAGACCCTGAGACCATTAGCGCCGCCATCAATGCAGCGGAGACGGGGCACCTTGTCTTTGGGACACTCCACACCAACTCCGCCCCCCAAACCATCAACCGAATCGTCAGCGTCTTTGATGGAGAGAAACAGGCCCAAATCCGCTCCCAGCTCTCCGTCACCCTGGAGGGAGTCATCTCTCAAGTGCTCATTCCCAAGATTGGAGGGGGGCGAGTTTGCGTGCCAGAGATTCTCATTGGCTCGCCTGCAGTGGGCAACCTTATCCGAGAGAACAAGATTCACCAAATCCACTCCCAGATGATGATCGGCCAAGGAAACACAGGAATGCAGACCCAAACCCAAGTGATTGAGCGGCTCTACAAAGAGCGTCTTATCACCAAAGAGGATGCTTTCAGGTACTGCTTCCGCCCCGAAGAGTTAAAAATAAAAATTTTATAA
- the tolB gene encoding Tol-Pal system protein TolB, with translation MRILVFLWLGLSSLFAVDATLEVVKKFANMPSIIVEDSSTREVERGLTLRVYKMLVGDLKVSSHFNVQEGGASSFDMVMDYGAYRQKKVDLVAKVKAGREGSGILAELRLYDVNSGDSVFAKSYTVAREDRYPFVAHKMAIDINNYIKAPSIDWMNRFVVLSKYTAPSESQIVVADYTLTFQNVIIKDGRLNIFPKWANEQQDAIYYTKYLTKPTLFRYNLYTGESRKITESEGMLVASDVSADGKKLLLTMAPHTQSDIFLFDTQTGTRKQLTRYPGIDVSAHFIEDERRIMFISDRLGYPNVFATGLDGSETVEQMVFHGRNNNAASAFGQYIVYSSRESSNEFDTNTFNLYLVSTKSDYIRRLTANGVNQMPRFSQDGETVMYLKHNGAQSALGVIRLNYNKSYLFPLPSGKIQSMDW, from the coding sequence ATGAGAATCCTAGTATTCCTGTGGTTAGGGCTAAGTTCGCTTTTTGCGGTGGATGCGACATTGGAGGTGGTGAAGAAGTTTGCCAATATGCCTTCAATCATCGTGGAAGATTCCTCAACAAGAGAGGTGGAGCGCGGCTTGACGTTGCGCGTCTATAAAATGCTCGTTGGAGACTTGAAGGTGAGCAGTCACTTTAATGTCCAAGAGGGTGGAGCTTCCTCTTTTGATATGGTGATGGATTATGGAGCCTATCGACAAAAAAAGGTTGATCTAGTCGCTAAAGTCAAAGCGGGGCGAGAGGGTAGCGGAATCTTGGCTGAGCTCCGACTCTATGATGTCAACAGTGGCGATTCGGTCTTTGCCAAGTCTTACACTGTCGCCAGAGAAGATCGTTATCCCTTTGTAGCGCATAAGATGGCTATTGATATCAACAACTACATCAAGGCGCCTTCGATTGACTGGATGAATCGATTCGTGGTTCTATCCAAATACACCGCCCCTTCGGAGAGCCAGATTGTGGTGGCGGACTACACTTTGACATTTCAAAATGTGATCATTAAAGATGGTCGTCTAAACATCTTCCCTAAGTGGGCTAATGAGCAACAAGACGCTATTTACTACACCAAGTATCTCACCAAGCCCACGCTCTTTAGATACAACCTCTACACAGGAGAGAGTCGAAAAATTACCGAGAGCGAGGGGATGCTAGTTGCTTCAGATGTGAGTGCGGATGGGAAAAAGCTCCTCTTGACAATGGCGCCTCACACTCAGTCTGACATTTTCCTTTTTGACACCCAAACAGGAACGAGAAAGCAGCTAACCCGCTATCCAGGAATCGATGTGAGCGCTCACTTTATCGAGGATGAGAGACGAATCATGTTTATTTCTGACCGTTTAGGGTATCCCAATGTGTTCGCTACGGGTCTTGATGGAAGCGAAACAGTAGAGCAGATGGTTTTTCATGGTCGAAATAATAATGCCGCCTCGGCTTTTGGGCAGTATATCGTCTATTCAAGTCGTGAGAGCAGCAATGAGTTTGACACCAATACATTCAACCTCTATCTAGTCTCCACCAAGAGTGATTATATTCGCCGACTCACTGCCAATGGAGTGAACCAGATGCCTCGTTTCTCTCAAGATGGAGAGACGGTCATGTATCTTAAGCATAATGGCGCCCAAAGCGCTCTTGGCGTGATTCGACTCAATTATAATAAGAGCTATCTCTTTCCTTTGCCCAGTGGGAAAATTCAATCCATGGATTGGTAG
- a CDS encoding 5'-methylthioadenosine/adenosylhomocysteine nucleosidase — MKIAILGAMVEEITPLLSFFGNHHKVSYAGNDYYEAHYKGIDLVIAYSKIGKVNAALTASALLMHFGCEKLIFSGVAGAVSPELKIGDLVIASSLCQHDVDITAFGHPFGFIPESKHFIPSDERLNGVAKGVAQSKGIALKEGIIATGDQFIADSLKKEWIRKTFNADALEMEGASVAVVCDTLGVPFCVLRAISDAADMEAGFSFDEFLVSSAKVSAEFVIGMLDRLA; from the coding sequence ATGAAAATAGCGATTTTGGGAGCCATGGTCGAAGAGATCACTCCTCTCCTCTCCTTTTTTGGAAACCACCACAAGGTCTCCTACGCGGGTAACGACTACTATGAAGCGCACTACAAGGGAATAGATCTGGTGATCGCTTATAGCAAAATCGGCAAGGTCAATGCGGCGCTCACCGCGTCGGCTCTCTTGATGCATTTTGGATGCGAGAAGCTCATCTTTAGCGGGGTAGCGGGCGCGGTTTCGCCTGAGCTAAAAATTGGAGACCTTGTGATTGCCTCTTCGCTCTGCCAGCATGATGTGGATATCACGGCATTTGGGCATCCTTTTGGTTTTATTCCTGAGAGTAAACATTTTATCCCTAGTGATGAGAGGCTTAATGGGGTGGCTAAAGGGGTGGCTCAAAGCAAGGGAATCGCCCTCAAAGAGGGAATCATTGCCACGGGAGATCAATTCATTGCCGATTCGCTGAAAAAGGAGTGGATTCGTAAAACCTTCAACGCCGATGCCCTAGAGATGGAAGGGGCGAGTGTGGCGGTCGTGTGCGATACGCTTGGAGTGCCCTTTTGCGTGCTCCGCGCCATCAGCGATGCGGCGGACATGGAGGCGGGATTTAGCTTTGATGAGTTTTTGGTGAGCTCGGCCAAGGTGAGCGCTGAATTTGTGATCGGGATGCTCGATCGTTTAGCCTAA
- a CDS encoding FKBP-type peptidyl-prolyl cis-trans isomerase: MPHRKNKGETLTLANNHVVSIEYEVRENGSADIIDSNVGGKPLEFLLGAGQVIQGLENALLGAQVGEKKSVVVAPEEAYGVRYPDYVQEVPREQFEGIELVQGMTLFGQGEDGQTVQVIVQEFNDQVVIVDYNHPLAGKALQFEVTVLEAREATEKEILQGSACGNHEHDHECCGGSGSHGCGCH, from the coding sequence ATGCCCCATAGAAAAAACAAAGGAGAAACCTTGACACTTGCCAATAACCATGTGGTATCCATTGAGTATGAAGTAAGAGAGAACGGCTCGGCCGATATTATTGATAGTAACGTAGGCGGAAAGCCTCTAGAGTTTTTGCTCGGAGCGGGGCAGGTCATTCAAGGGCTAGAGAATGCTCTTTTGGGTGCTCAAGTGGGTGAAAAAAAGAGTGTGGTTGTTGCCCCTGAGGAGGCCTATGGCGTTCGTTACCCTGATTATGTTCAAGAGGTTCCTCGTGAGCAGTTTGAGGGTATTGAGCTTGTGCAGGGCATGACTCTTTTTGGGCAAGGTGAAGATGGACAAACGGTTCAGGTTATTGTTCAAGAGTTCAATGATCAAGTGGTCATCGTGGACTACAATCATCCCCTAGCAGGCAAAGCGCTTCAGTTTGAAGTGACCGTGCTAGAGGCCAGAGAGGCAACAGAAAAGGAGATTCTGCAAGGTTCTGCATGCGGCAATCATGAGCATGACCATGAATGTTGCGGCGGTAGCGGTTCTCATGGATGCGGGTGCCACTAA
- a CDS encoding type II secretion system protein, which translates to MIEIVFVIVILGILAAIAMPKLALGRSDACITKLRGEISAVRSTINLEQSKEFLLGNAPTLLPQAKLAKLLSLSTQATTCGWNQEGENFTAFVGTQNALFTLTSTSFDCADLTNKLCLALTQRTDSE; encoded by the coding sequence ATGATAGAGATTGTCTTTGTCATTGTGATTCTTGGGATACTCGCTGCCATCGCCATGCCCAAGCTTGCCCTTGGGAGGAGCGATGCCTGCATCACCAAGCTTCGGGGAGAAATCTCCGCGGTGCGATCTACGATCAACCTAGAGCAATCCAAAGAGTTTCTCTTAGGGAATGCTCCCACTCTTCTTCCTCAAGCCAAACTAGCCAAACTCCTCTCTCTCTCCACTCAAGCCACCACCTGCGGCTGGAATCAAGAGGGAGAAAACTTCACCGCTTTTGTGGGCACCCAAAACGCTCTCTTCACCTTAACTTCCACTAGCTTTGATTGTGCCGATCTCACCAACAAGCTCTGCCTCGCTCTCACCCAAAGAACCGATTCTGAATAA
- a CDS encoding OmpA family protein: protein MKKFLVIGSLAAVMLMTGCSQKGSAVSDSADSKVSGMTSGKDNFSDMDAKSALIRELESQLKSVYFDFDKFNIRADMQPVVDGDAKVLTSAKAKGLTVKIEGNTDEWGTDEYNYALGLKRAVAVRDALVAKGVDQSKTMLISYGESKPVCQEKSKECWAKNRRVDFKLLP from the coding sequence ATGAAAAAGTTTTTAGTTATCGGGTCACTAGCAGCCGTAATGCTAATGACAGGTTGTAGTCAAAAAGGTTCAGCAGTTTCTGATTCTGCTGACTCTAAAGTAAGTGGTATGACAAGCGGAAAAGACAACTTCTCCGATATGGATGCCAAGTCTGCTCTTATCCGAGAGCTTGAGTCTCAACTCAAATCTGTCTACTTTGATTTTGACAAGTTCAATATCAGAGCTGATATGCAACCCGTTGTAGATGGTGATGCCAAGGTTTTGACTTCTGCAAAAGCAAAGGGTTTGACTGTTAAAATCGAAGGTAACACCGATGAGTGGGGAACTGATGAGTATAACTATGCGCTTGGTCTTAAGCGAGCGGTAGCCGTCAGAGATGCTCTTGTAGCTAAAGGTGTAGATCAAAGCAAAACCATGCTTATTAGCTATGGTGAGAGCAAACCTGTTTGCCAAGAGAAGAGCAAAGAGTGCTGGGCTAAAAACCGACGAGTAGATTTTAAACTCCTACCCTAA
- a CDS encoding SixA phosphatase family protein encodes MERIVLVRHAKAMDREAWKLDDLSRPLLPKGHKKAEGLAELLVKRYPSIDVIFASPATRTKETAQSIARAFPAAPLVLAEEILPDSGIVGYSKLLEQASIKGHKEIVVVGHEPDLSETVSMLCSNGRIHLHWKKAAFVELVMDGEGIWRIEAMIPASFF; translated from the coding sequence ATGGAGCGAATCGTTTTAGTTCGTCATGCCAAAGCGATGGACAGAGAAGCGTGGAAGCTGGATGATCTCTCTAGGCCTCTTCTCCCTAAGGGGCACAAGAAGGCCGAGGGGCTTGCAGAGCTTCTTGTTAAACGCTACCCCTCTATTGATGTGATATTCGCTTCGCCTGCAACACGCACCAAGGAGACCGCCCAAAGTATCGCGCGTGCCTTCCCTGCAGCTCCTCTTGTCTTGGCGGAGGAGATTTTGCCCGATTCGGGAATTGTTGGCTACTCTAAGCTTTTAGAGCAAGCCTCAATTAAGGGGCATAAAGAGATTGTTGTGGTTGGACATGAGCCTGATTTGAGTGAGACCGTCTCAATGCTTTGTAGTAACGGACGAATTCATCTTCATTGGAAAAAAGCAGCTTTTGTCGAGTTGGTCATGGATGGTGAAGGGATTTGGAGGATTGAGGCGATGATTCCCGCCTCATTTTTTTAG
- a CDS encoding tetratricopeptide repeat protein, which yields MSFRKSRVVAVAFLATLPLFAQEPSAFGAPVQEQEMRFDSAPSFSSQPLSTPSTSVSAPRPSAPKNTAEEIADIKEKLFNINSSLKTLQESQEGLKSVFEGQTKRMQSLSSTGASANFATKDDLNSSLGEITKTLNANFSVYDENFKTIKESIKALGELIDKLNKSTKADIDSLRTEMDEVRKAAGLKPKPRDKEVTAASTASATAALDANKKTPSSATAPQSAQSAPVASNFSKQDNFTVYKEATEFLEQGKLPDAKARLEWTAKNQYKPASSNYLLGEIAFREKRYKDAIYYYKESATMYDKADYMPRLLLNSAKSFTQTGDKENSKRFLESIVSLYPDSSEAKEAKKLLGK from the coding sequence TTGAGTTTTAGAAAGAGTAGAGTTGTAGCGGTCGCGTTTCTAGCGACTCTTCCCCTGTTTGCCCAAGAGCCTTCCGCTTTTGGGGCGCCAGTCCAAGAGCAGGAGATGCGATTTGACTCGGCTCCCTCTTTCTCTTCTCAACCCCTCTCAACCCCTTCAACAAGCGTCTCCGCTCCGCGCCCTTCGGCACCTAAAAACACTGCTGAGGAGATCGCTGATATCAAAGAGAAGCTTTTTAATATTAATAGCTCTCTTAAGACTCTTCAAGAGTCACAAGAGGGATTAAAAAGCGTCTTCGAAGGCCAAACAAAGCGTATGCAAAGCCTCTCTTCGACGGGAGCCAGTGCAAACTTCGCCACCAAAGATGATTTAAACTCTTCCTTGGGTGAGATCACCAAGACCCTGAATGCTAACTTCTCTGTTTATGATGAGAACTTTAAAACCATCAAGGAGAGTATCAAGGCTCTAGGAGAGCTGATTGATAAGCTCAATAAATCCACTAAAGCCGATATTGATTCTCTCCGTACCGAGATGGATGAGGTTCGAAAAGCCGCTGGTCTGAAGCCAAAGCCAAGAGATAAAGAGGTGACCGCAGCCTCTACGGCTAGCGCGACCGCTGCTTTGGATGCCAACAAAAAGACCCCATCATCCGCCACGGCACCCCAATCCGCCCAAAGCGCTCCTGTGGCAAGTAACTTTTCCAAGCAGGACAATTTCACCGTCTATAAAGAGGCAACGGAGTTTTTGGAGCAGGGCAAATTGCCTGACGCCAAGGCACGCCTCGAATGGACGGCGAAGAATCAATACAAGCCCGCCTCTAGCAACTATCTCTTGGGGGAGATTGCCTTTAGAGAAAAGCGATACAAAGATGCTATTTATTACTACAAAGAGAGTGCGACCATGTATGACAAGGCAGATTATATGCCTCGGTTGCTTCTCAATAGCGCCAAATCTTTCACTCAAACGGGAGACAAAGAGAATTCTAAGCGATTCTTGGAATCAATCGTCTCTCTCTACCCTGATTCTTCGGAAGCCAAAGAGGCTAAAAAGCTCCTTGGCAAATAG